From the genome of Vulpes lagopus strain Blue_001 chromosome 2, ASM1834538v1, whole genome shotgun sequence, one region includes:
- the LOC121484937 gene encoding transcription initiation factor TFIID subunit 12-like: MNQFGPSALINLSNFSSIKSEPASTPPQGSMANSTTVVKIPGTPGTGGRLSPENNQVLTKKKLQDLVREVDPNEQLDEDVEEMLLQIADDFIESVVTAACQLARHRKSSTLEVKDVQLHLERQWNMWIPGFGSEEIRPYKKAGTTEAHKQRMALIRKTTKK, translated from the coding sequence ATGAACCAGTTTGGCCCCTCAGCCCTAATCAACCTCTCCaatttctcatccataaaatcgGAACCAGCCAGCACCCCTCCACAAGGCTCCATGGCCAATAGCACTACAGTGGTAAAGATACCAGGCACTCCTGGGACAGGAGGGCGTCTCAGCCCTGAGAACAATCAGGTATTGACCAAGAAGAAATTACAAGACTTAGTAAGAGAAGTGGATCCTAATGAGCAATTGGATGAAGATGTGGAGGAGATGCTGCTGCAGATTGCTGATGATTTTATTGAGAGTGTGGTGACAGCAGCCTGCCAGCTTGCTCGGCATCGCAAGTCCAGCACCCTGGAGGTGAAAGATGTCCAGCTGCATCTAGAACGCCAGTGGAACATGTGGATCCCGGGATTTGGCTCTGAAGAAATCCGACCCTACAAAAAGGCTGGCACCACAGAGGCCCACAAACAGAGAATGGCATTGATC